A window of Deltaproteobacteria bacterium genomic DNA:
GGCTCGTAAAGGCCAGGGCGCTGAAGATCCAGGGCGAGGAGATGGGCCTGGCCGGCGACGTGGAGGCCATCGACCCGAGTGTCATCGAGTGCCTGGACACGAGCAACTTCATACCTGTCATAGCGCCGGTCGGCGGAGGCGAGGACGGCCGCAGCTACAACATAAACGCCGACCTCGTGGCAGGCCGCATCGCAACGGCCCTGAGGGCCGAGAAGCTCATACTGCTAACCGACGTGGAGGGACTCCTCGACAAGTCCGGCAAACTCGTCTCCAGGCTCACCCTCGACGAGGCGCGCTCGGCCATAGACATGGAAGTCGCAACGGGGGGCATGATCCCCAAGCTCCGCTGCTGCATCGAGACGGTGGCCGGCGGCGTCAACTCGGCCCACATAATAGACGGCCGCATCGAGCACGCCGTGCTGCTCGAGGTCTTCACCGACGCGGGCATCGGTACGAAGATAAGTGTCGAGGGCGACGACGACAAAGGCGAGGATACGGTCGGCTGAGGTGCGCCTTCGGGAGGCGGCCACGGTGGCCGAGGCCGTCGGGGCGGCCGAAGAGCTGCTCGAGGCGGGCGGCGTGGACGGCAGGGAGGCCTTGCTGGCGGCTTCGCACCTTACGGGCGTGAAGCCGGCCGAGCTCAGGCTGCGCATGGGCGGGCTCAGGGCCGCTCCGCGGCTTCCGGCGGCGCTGGCCTCGGTGGTGGAGCGGCGCGTCGGGCGGCGCGAGCCGCTCCAGTACATACTGGGCGAGCAGGAGTTCCGCGGCCTTGCCCTCGCGGTCACCCCCGACGTGCTCATCCCGAGGCCCGAGACCGAGCTCGTCGTAGACGAGGCGCTGCGGGCGCTCGGCGTCATGGAGGAGCGGGCGCCGTGGGACGGCGACGGTCCGGCGGTGCTCGATCTCTGCACCGGCAGCGGCGCCATAGCCGTGGCCATGGCCCTGGAGCGGCCGGACGCAAGGGTCGTCGCCGCCGACATATCGGAGCCGGCGCTCGCCGTTGCCCGCAGCAACGCGGAGCGCCACGGCGTGGCCGACCGCCTGGAGTTCGTGGCCGGCGACCTCTTCGACGCCCTCGACGACGCCGCCTTTGCCGGTCCCTTCGACCTCGTGGTCTCGAACCCCCCCTACGTGGCATCGGCCGATATCGAGGGGCTCGACCCCGAGCTCTTCCATGAGCCGAGGATCGCCCTCGACGGCGGTCCCGACGGCCTCCGCTTCATCGGGCGCATCGCCCGCGAGGCCGCGCCGCGGCTGCGCCGCGGCGCGGCCGTGGTGGTCGAGATAGGCTACGGCCAGGGCGGCGACGTGGAGCATATCTTCAGGGCCGCGGGACGCTACGGGGCGTTCGCGCTCAGACGCGACTACGCCGGCATCGAACGCATAGCCACCGCATGGCTCGGCGGGGAATAGAATCGATTACTCTGAGGGAACCTTTTTGTAGAAAAGGTTCCCTCAGACTCCCTCCAAAAACTTTTTGTTTGCTCCTCGATCCGCGTTGGTTCTCATGATCGCCGAGGAAACGAGGTTCTTTAGCCCAAGTTAAAAGTCTTTGAAGGGGGTCTGGGGGAAACTTTCTTCAGAAAGTTTCCCCCAGAGGCCGGAAAGGTATCGCAATGGAACGGGAACGGAGTAACGAAGAGATAATGGCGCTCACCGAGCGGCACGTGGCGGCCACGTACAGGCGTTTTCCCATCGCCCTTGTGCGGGGGCGGGGCGCGTGGGTATGGGACGGCGACGGCAAGAGATATCTCGACTTCGTCTCCGGTCTTGCCGTCTGCAATCTCGGCCAC
This region includes:
- the argB gene encoding acetylglutamate kinase, producing the protein MVQRHIDKIKTLFEALPYIRKFHNKTIVIKYGGSAMVEPELKRSFARDVVLMKYVGLDPVIVHGGGPQIGDLLSRLGKESRFVSGIRVTDDETMDVVEMVLVGKVNKEIVGLINHYGGNAVGLGGKDGGLVKARALKIQGEEMGLAGDVEAIDPSVIECLDTSNFIPVIAPVGGGEDGRSYNINADLVAGRIATALRAEKLILLTDVEGLLDKSGKLVSRLTLDEARSAIDMEVATGGMIPKLRCCIETVAGGVNSAHIIDGRIEHAVLLEVFTDAGIGTKISVEGDDDKGEDTVG
- the prmC gene encoding peptide chain release factor N(5)-glutamine methyltransferase codes for the protein MSRATTTKARIRSAEVRLREAATVAEAVGAAEELLEAGGVDGREALLAASHLTGVKPAELRLRMGGLRAAPRLPAALASVVERRVGRREPLQYILGEQEFRGLALAVTPDVLIPRPETELVVDEALRALGVMEERAPWDGDGPAVLDLCTGSGAIAVAMALERPDARVVAADISEPALAVARSNAERHGVADRLEFVAGDLFDALDDAAFAGPFDLVVSNPPYVASADIEGLDPELFHEPRIALDGGPDGLRFIGRIAREAAPRLRRGAAVVVEIGYGQGGDVEHIFRAAGRYGAFALRRDYAGIERIATAWLGGE